The following proteins are encoded in a genomic region of Spirochaetota bacterium:
- a CDS encoding PHP domain-containing protein, with translation MLRVFNADLHIHTCLSPCASLDMTPQKIIREAVRKKLSIIAITDHNSAENVEAVIRAARYADLTDLLVIPGMEVTTSEEAHIIALFTSVDNAVSMQEIVFDHLLPGENDEDLFGLQVIANEHDEVEGLNDRLLIGATTMSVDEVIETIHKLQGLAVAAHIDRESYSLIGQLGFIPENLELDGIEVSRRLTIDKAKFQFREYTKFPFVISSDAHNLNEIGVCITSIILEKLCMNEFRMALEGRGGRQVLSEPKEGQGLF, from the coding sequence GTGTTGCGTGTATTTAATGCAGATCTACATATACATACCTGCCTCTCGCCTTGCGCTAGCCTTGACATGACGCCACAGAAGATTATCCGTGAGGCTGTTCGTAAGAAATTATCAATAATTGCCATAACAGACCATAATAGCGCTGAGAACGTGGAAGCTGTGATAAGGGCAGCCCGGTATGCTGATCTAACTGATCTACTTGTGATTCCTGGAATGGAAGTTACAACCTCTGAGGAAGCGCATATTATCGCACTCTTCACATCGGTAGATAATGCTGTATCAATGCAGGAGATTGTCTTTGATCACCTGCTCCCTGGTGAAAATGATGAGGATTTATTTGGATTACAGGTCATTGCAAATGAGCACGACGAGGTTGAGGGATTAAATGATAGGTTGCTAATTGGCGCAACTACAATGAGCGTTGATGAGGTCATTGAAACAATACATAAATTACAGGGTCTGGCAGTGGCCGCACATATTGATCGTGAAAGTTATAGCCTCATTGGTCAACTGGGCTTTATACCAGAGAATTTGGAGCTTGATGGGATTGAGGTTTCGAGAAGATTGACCATTGACAAGGCGAAATTTCAATTTAGGGAATACACTAAATTTCCATTTGTTATCTCATCCGATGCTCACAATTTAAATGAGATCGGAGTCTGTATAACCTCTATAATTCTTGAAAAACTATGTATGAATGAGTTTAGAATGGCCTTAGAGGGCAGGGGAGGGCGTCAGGTTTTAAGTGAGCCTAAGGAGGGACAAGGTTTATTTTGA
- a CDS encoding DRTGG domain-containing protein, whose amino-acid sequence MKLSQIAKDLEFEIRTAADYLDVDVTRGYSSDLLSDVIANANEGDLWVTLQTHQNIVAVAVMKSLAAIVLVNGREPEEGTKTKAEDENIPIMITKMSTFELIGRLFNMGIVGR is encoded by the coding sequence ATGAAATTGAGTCAAATAGCTAAAGATCTCGAATTTGAGATTAGGACTGCAGCTGATTACCTGGATGTTGATGTAACGAGGGGCTACTCAAGCGATTTGTTGAGTGATGTAATAGCCAATGCCAATGAGGGTGATCTATGGGTAACATTACAGACACATCAGAATATTGTTGCAGTAGCTGTAATGAAATCCCTTGCTGCTATAGTATTAGTCAATGGAAGAGAGCCAGAAGAGGGAACTAAGACAAAAGCAGAGGATGAGAATATCCCTATTATGATTACCAAGATGTCGACCTTTGAATTGATAGGAAGATTATTTAATATGGGAATTGTTGGTCGATAG
- a CDS encoding peptidoglycan DD-metalloendopeptidase family protein — protein MGKKIYIISTITIFVLIVTIAIYNSLVSGNPNELKIFYPKEEIERVENSIIIDGLHKTNESSNNGDKVDIQIGSIIYDNTFDDSFIDQDEEEKYNQKKQIKKDRNYRRVKKCKIDKGKDLIEQLRKKDKKWHLTSHKIKNDENLWSISRKYKTDHRLIIRVNNIKDANRIIAGKNLLIPNKNCLKYRVKKGDYLLKISKKYKVDVQKIINTNKIKNNIIKIGQTIFIPDAVQPILLSNKNRRSERYLNKRRAKPKKFYWPINGRITSAFGKRMDPITKKKRFHCGIDIRAPIGTPVRASAMGKVIFSGWKNKYGRVIVVRHDNNYITVYAHNKKNIVKTNDKVYKGETIAFSGASGAVTGPHLHFEIRKYLTPLNPLRFLR, from the coding sequence ATGGGGAAGAAAATATACATCATATCAACTATTACCATTTTTGTATTGATAGTTACAATAGCTATATATAATAGCCTGGTTTCAGGTAATCCTAATGAATTGAAAATTTTTTATCCAAAAGAGGAGATTGAAAGGGTTGAAAACTCTATAATAATTGATGGATTACATAAGACTAATGAATCATCAAATAATGGGGATAAGGTTGACATTCAAATAGGCTCAATAATCTATGATAACACATTTGATGACAGCTTTATTGATCAAGATGAAGAAGAAAAATATAATCAGAAAAAGCAAATTAAAAAGGATCGTAATTATAGAAGAGTTAAAAAATGTAAAATTGATAAAGGAAAAGACCTGATTGAACAATTAAGGAAAAAGGATAAAAAATGGCATCTGACATCTCATAAAATAAAGAATGATGAGAATCTTTGGTCGATATCGAGGAAATATAAAACTGATCACAGGTTAATAATCAGGGTTAACAATATTAAGGATGCTAATAGAATAATTGCAGGCAAAAACCTTCTTATACCCAATAAAAATTGTCTCAAATATAGAGTAAAGAAGGGTGATTATTTACTTAAAATATCAAAAAAATACAAGGTAGATGTTCAAAAGATAATAAATACTAATAAAATCAAAAATAATATAATAAAGATCGGCCAAACCATCTTTATACCGGATGCTGTTCAACCAATTTTATTAAGCAATAAAAATAGGAGATCAGAAAGATACTTAAATAAGCGACGAGCCAAACCAAAAAAATTTTATTGGCCAATAAATGGAAGAATTACTTCAGCATTTGGCAAAAGGATGGATCCCATAACCAAGAAAAAAAGATTTCATTGCGGTATAGATATTAGAGCGCCAATTGGCACACCAGTAAGGGCTTCTGCAATGGGAAAGGTTATATTCAGTGGGTGGAAGAATAAATATGGTAGGGTTATTGTTGTGAGACACGATAATAATTATATTACAGTATATGCACATAATAAAAAGAATATTGTAAAAACCAATGATAAAGTATATAAGGGGGAAACAATTGCATTTTCCGGTGCATCCGGGGCCGTAACCGGACCTCATCTACATTTTGAAATAAGGAAATATCTTACACCACTCAATCCTCTGAGGTTTCTTAGATAA
- a CDS encoding ATP-binding protein, with translation MSLRRDKVYFDMEDLSLHILDIVENSLSAGATLVEIIICVDTKNDQLMITIRDNGKGMDKNMLNNVRDPFITTRTTRRVGLGISLLEQSALEADGDIVISSELGKGTEIIATFKNSHIDRRPLGDIGSTIILLIHGNPDIDFIYETNYDGVEMKLDTREIKAELEGVSITTPAVLKLIRDLFEEMPVF, from the coding sequence GTGAGCCTAAGGAGGGACAAGGTTTATTTTGATATGGAAGATCTTTCTCTACACATACTAGACATCGTTGAAAATTCTCTCTCAGCCGGGGCAACACTCGTTGAAATTATCATTTGTGTTGATACTAAAAACGATCAGCTTATGATCACAATCAGAGATAACGGCAAGGGTATGGATAAAAATATGTTGAATAATGTGCGCGATCCATTCATCACAACGCGCACAACGAGGAGAGTAGGTTTAGGGATATCCTTGCTGGAACAATCTGCACTTGAAGCAGATGGAGATATTGTCATTTCATCTGAGTTAGGCAAGGGCACTGAGATAATTGCGACTTTCAAGAATAGCCATATTGACCGCAGACCCCTTGGCGACATTGGGTCTACAATTATTTTACTGATTCATGGAAACCCAGATATAGATTTTATATATGAGACCAATTATGATGGCGTTGAAATGAAACTCGATACCAGAGAGATCAAAGCAGAACTTGAAGGAGTCAGCATCACTACCCCAGCGGTATTAAAATTGATAAGGGATTTATTTGAAGAAATGCCTGTATTTTAG
- a CDS encoding FapA family protein, which translates to MKLIIFYFDPKVTKILVEKTDEDGNKSIVISSPNNFVAKNEIIAKVVNVDSSDDVVLHLDDGYNYYNIENFISIKAANGIIFDEISSVYRASQYGFVVFNRNSSQIVLHSTLQITKDKLKAYYLIYPTKFQKIPTYQEICEVLSKNRILASLDEKSIMDQMEKIDINSTRINRLVVAAGKDPVNGYNEYYIPIVEMKKKAGKMLDDGSIDYREVNSIVSIHKGEKILQKIPPVEPVDGYNIYGETAKAIIENKEGYIRAKNIIQSADELIYVSAIDGCLEIIGNKVSVSPVATVKGNVDYETGNIDFNGSVHIFDSILPGFSVKAKGDIKVENNIDDATVEAGGDVIVNSGISGKGSTIVRAMGRVKSKFILNSTIEAGDIEVEDSIINSYIFSNDKIELTHKHGKIIGGEALALHEIIVNVSGVPKENKTILAVGRSLYIDRDLMKIKERIDPLKSEIEEITEKIRTSYGEELFHNPKDFISILPPIKKKACLSLLSDLTIRNKELKELSEQYNEIEGKLKFEREPIVVIKNEVYPGTLIKIKKQVRLIDEKLENVKFYEDSENKEIRYTSAI; encoded by the coding sequence TTGAAATTAATCATATTCTATTTTGATCCAAAGGTAACTAAAATCTTGGTTGAAAAAACTGATGAGGATGGAAACAAGTCTATAGTAATCTCATCACCCAATAATTTTGTAGCCAAGAATGAAATTATCGCTAAGGTTGTCAATGTTGATTCATCTGATGATGTTGTTCTTCATTTGGATGATGGCTATAACTACTATAACATTGAGAACTTTATCTCCATAAAAGCGGCCAATGGAATTATTTTTGATGAAATATCCTCGGTTTACAGGGCGTCTCAGTATGGTTTTGTTGTCTTTAACAGGAATAGTTCACAAATTGTATTACACTCTACTTTACAGATTACAAAGGATAAGCTTAAGGCCTACTATTTAATTTATCCTACAAAGTTTCAAAAGATACCGACCTATCAAGAGATTTGTGAGGTTTTATCCAAGAATCGCATTCTTGCTTCTCTAGATGAAAAGTCAATAATGGATCAAATGGAAAAAATTGATATTAACTCTACAAGGATCAATCGATTAGTAGTAGCTGCAGGGAAAGATCCGGTCAATGGGTATAATGAATATTACATTCCCATAGTAGAGATGAAGAAGAAGGCTGGAAAGATGTTGGATGATGGGAGTATTGACTATAGAGAGGTGAATTCAATTGTTAGCATACACAAAGGAGAAAAGATATTACAAAAGATACCACCAGTAGAACCTGTGGACGGATACAATATTTATGGAGAGACCGCAAAGGCAATTATTGAAAATAAGGAAGGGTACATAAGAGCGAAGAATATCATTCAATCTGCCGATGAGTTAATTTATGTATCAGCTATAGATGGATGTCTAGAGATAATTGGGAATAAGGTTTCAGTATCTCCTGTAGCTACTGTCAAGGGGAATGTTGACTATGAAACAGGAAATATCGATTTCAATGGATCAGTACATATTTTTGATTCAATCCTACCAGGTTTTTCAGTCAAGGCAAAGGGAGACATCAAAGTAGAGAATAATATTGATGATGCCACTGTTGAAGCTGGGGGTGATGTTATAGTTAATTCTGGCATCTCTGGCAAAGGATCAACCATTGTTAGAGCAATGGGCAGGGTGAAATCAAAATTTATATTGAATTCCACTATTGAAGCGGGTGACATTGAGGTAGAGGATTCAATTATCAATAGCTATATCTTTTCAAACGATAAAATAGAATTAACCCATAAGCATGGAAAGATCATTGGGGGAGAAGCATTAGCTTTACATGAGATCATCGTAAATGTCTCAGGTGTTCCTAAGGAAAACAAGACTATCCTCGCTGTGGGGCGAAGCCTATATATCGATAGAGATCTTATGAAAATAAAAGAGAGAATTGATCCTTTAAAGAGTGAGATTGAGGAGATTACAGAAAAGATAAGAACCAGCTATGGAGAGGAGTTGTTTCATAACCCTAAGGATTTTATTTCTATACTTCCGCCAATAAAGAAAAAGGCTTGCTTAAGCCTACTATCTGATCTTACCATACGCAACAAAGAACTCAAGGAGTTATCAGAACAATACAATGAAATAGAGGGAAAGCTAAAATTCGAAAGAGAACCCATTGTTGTAATAAAGAATGAGGTTTATCCTGGTACCCTAATTAAAATAAAAAAACAGGTAAGACTAATTGATGAGAAATTAGAGAATGTAAAATTCTATGAAGATTCTGAAAACAAAGAGATTCGCTATACCTCTGCAATATAA
- a CDS encoding aspartate-semialdehyde dehydrogenase, producing MKKYNVVILGATGAVGIEFRKILIERKFPINNIRFLGSSSVGKAIDFGNRKVEVEPVKDDSFKGFDIGLFSAGATISKQIARNAADSGCVVVDNSSAWRMEPDVPLVVPEVNPDDIKWHKGIIANPNCSTIQMVLPLKPIHDAVKIKRVVVSTYQAVSGTGVKAIDELTKQTKDILEGKEPRKSVYPHQIAFNALPFIDVFMPNGYTKEEMKMVDETKKILGDDSIKITATTVRVPVYYCHSESVNIETERRLEPEYAKELLSNTKGISIIDDPAHDHYPLAVDAAGKDDVYVGRIRRDDSIPNGINMWIVSDNIRKGAALNTIQIAELMIEKGII from the coding sequence ATGAAAAAATATAATGTCGTTATTCTAGGTGCTACAGGGGCTGTAGGCATTGAGTTTAGAAAGATATTGATTGAGAGAAAATTTCCAATTAACAATATCCGCTTCCTTGGCTCATCATCAGTAGGGAAAGCGATTGATTTTGGCAATAGAAAGGTTGAGGTAGAACCTGTCAAAGATGACTCATTCAAGGGATTTGATATTGGGCTATTCTCCGCTGGGGCAACAATAAGTAAGCAGATAGCGAGAAATGCTGCTGACTCAGGTTGTGTTGTTGTGGATAATAGTTCAGCCTGGAGGATGGAACCTGATGTACCCTTGGTTGTCCCAGAAGTCAACCCAGATGATATTAAATGGCATAAGGGTATTATTGCGAATCCGAATTGCTCCACAATTCAGATGGTTTTGCCCCTTAAACCAATCCATGATGCAGTGAAGATTAAGAGAGTGGTAGTAAGCACCTATCAGGCTGTATCCGGTACTGGCGTTAAAGCTATTGATGAATTAACTAAACAGACTAAAGACATCCTTGAAGGCAAAGAACCACGGAAGTCAGTTTACCCTCATCAGATTGCCTTTAATGCCCTACCCTTCATTGATGTTTTTATGCCGAATGGTTATACAAAAGAAGAGATGAAGATGGTAGATGAAACAAAAAAGATTTTGGGAGATGACTCTATAAAAATTACTGCAACCACAGTAAGGGTACCTGTATATTATTGTCATTCCGAATCGGTAAACATTGAGACTGAAAGAAGATTGGAACCTGAATATGCCAAAGAGCTGTTGAGCAACACAAAGGGTATTTCGATCATTGATGATCCAGCCCATGATCATTACCCCCTAGCTGTCGACGCTGCAGGCAAGGATGATGTCTATGTAGGTAGAATCAGAAGGGATGACTCAATTCCTAATGGTATCAACATGTGGATAGTATCAGATAATATAAGGAAGGGCGCTGCGTTGAATACAATCCAAATCGCTGAGTTGATGATTGAGAAGGGAATCATTTAG